The following coding sequences lie in one Phalacrocorax aristotelis chromosome 2, bGulAri2.1, whole genome shotgun sequence genomic window:
- the LOC142052485 gene encoding uncharacterized protein LOC142052485: MNSPKVMFGGQERGSPPPGEGGPGRRRGRKEAQGWLRWTGGGFAPRIGPRRSCFGNPQRNERMPGQLRGGGGDKRSSAAGCAGGRTESIASAGRTPAACFASAFGFQCPPFIPEDSAFAWRSPRRCLWCFPGHRRPPPGALRPRPWAGTSFRERPGGARPPAPACWRRPDRSLRTVLGAGDRQLGSASSTCSLSFCMFLHSFPPFLPLFSRSLRSSLCSLSLAFPGAGSLPPIPDSGWAQKRCLGLQAAEPGRKIWSDEGRNPSFSSGHTPPLPLPLIGLLVDQAQKNAADFGSIPRSVPVQRRIMKGLFLHTASWDFFPNREGLRRFVRKPVRDVAAKKNIVKPGRLTQQLRKQNAKALSLIVLPVVLSGIDASQCHLPRASSKTKVSHGSTNILGGFCSSAREILKAFVPFQTGDVKLGDVERAVRA, from the coding sequence ATGAACAGTCCAAAAGTGATGTTTGGAGGGCAGGAGCGCGGCTCTCCGCcaccgggggagggggggccggggaggcggcggggaaGAAAAGAGGCGCAGGGGTGGCTGAGGTGGACGGGAGGAGGCTTCGCCCCCCGAATCGGCCCCAGGAGGTCTTGCTTTGGAAACCCCCAGCGAAACGAGCGTATGCCGGGGCAGCTGCGCGGCGGAGGAGGTGACAAGCGGTCCTCGGCAGCCGGGTGCGCGGGGGGAAGGACCGAAAGCATCGCTTCAGCTGGAAGGACGCCGGCCGCTTGCTTTGCCTCCGCCTTCGGGTTTCAGTGCCCCCCTTTCATACCGGAGGACTCCGCCTTCGCCTGGCGTTCCCCCCGCCGCTGCCTCTGGTGCTTCCCGGGACaccggcggccgccgcccggCGCCCTCCGCCCCCGCCCGTGGGCCGGTACGAGCTTTCGGGAGCGCCCCGGCGGTGCTCGCCCGCCGGCACCGGCCTGCTGGAGGCGGCCGGACAGGTCGCTCCGAACGGTGCTCGGCGCCGGGGACAGACAGCTCGGCTCAGCAAGCTCGACATGCTCCCTCTCTTTCTGCATGTTTCTGCATTCCTTCCCCCCgttcctgcctctcttctccAGAAGCCTGCGGAGCTCTTTATGCTCCCTGTCCCTCGCTTTCCCCGGGGCTGGGTCGTTACCGCCTATCCCCGACTCCGGCTGGGCACAAAAGCGCTGcttggggctgcaggcagctgaacCGGGGCGGAAAATTTGGTCGGACGAAGGCAGAAACCCATCCTTTTCCAGCGGGCACACGCCgcccctgcctctgcctttgATCGGATTGCTTGTTGACCAAGCTCAGAAAAACGCAGCAGACTTCGGCTCTATCCCTCGATCTGTACCAGTGCAACGTCGGATAATGAAGGGGTTATTCTTACATAcagcgagctgggatttctTTCCAAATAGGGAGGGTTTACGTAGGTTTGTAAGGAAACCCGTTCGCGATGTAGCTGCgaagaaaaatattgtgaaacCGGGGAGGTTGACACAGCAGCTTCGCAAGCAGAACGCCAAGGCGCTGTCTTTGATCGTCCTCCCAGTTGTGCTCAGCGGTATAGACGCATCGCAGTGCCATCTGCCTCGggccagcagcaaaacaaaagttTCACATGGCAGCACAAACATCCTCGGCGGCTTCTGCAGCTCGGCAAGAGAGATCCTGAAAGCGTTTGTTCCTTTTCAGACGGGAGATGTCAAATTGGGAGATGTCGAAAGGGCTGTAAGAGCTTAA